A stretch of Porites lutea chromosome 5, jaPorLute2.1, whole genome shotgun sequence DNA encodes these proteins:
- the LOC140936252 gene encoding follistatin-A-like isoform X1 produces MFFMTIKLSPVCFLLVFASVVWSRNRGFEYRLCFKGIENGTCKYESFVGEWEFKRNDDCCNSDGAAYYINVTEDDRIIFHVLKVGQRSCVPCKKAGRSVNSSFVNPPSCATTKCRYGKVCKIRYGKPKCLCPSCHTPDLKRHQPVCGTDGNTYNNECEFRRMTCKNGGLSNVEIDYEGSCQTGCDNVVCRKNRTCVVDVYNVPSCVSCEALYNSKSNFTRYDPICGADGIQYQNDDHLRLESCKQGKTIGVAYKGQCVANATCQKISCPKDDVQRDIRGNIYSVRRHCVYDNNNKPRCISCTCKESFPGSVKPSSELCGTDNMTYSSYCALKEKMCSGNTFLDIQYRGRCRDSDRINDDPAKQSLITTPKPCKYEELDNYYITQRELASVLKRHFGLEVRKKPLGDKKILMKSLIHFLRRKWSKITVKTGDQS; encoded by the exons GTTTCGAATACCGGTTGTGCTTCAAGGGCATTGAAAATGGCACGTGCAAATATGAATCCTTCGTAGGAGAATGGGAATTCAAGAGGAATGATGATTGTTGCAATAGTGACGGAGCCGCGTACTACATTAATGTGACTGAAGACGACAGGATAATTTTCCATGTTTTGAAAGTTGGACAGAGGTCTTGTGTTCCCTGTAAAAAGGCTG GTCGGTCAGTGAATTCATCTTTCGTAAATCCGCCCAGCTGTGCGACCACGAAATGCAGATATGGAAAAGTCTGTAAGATCAGATACGGCAAGCCAAAATGCCTCTGTCCAAGCTGCCATACTCCAGACTTAAAAAGACATCAGCCTGTGTGCGGCACAGATGGAAACACATACAATAACGAGTGTGAATTCAGAAGAATGACGTGCAAAAATGGAGGGTTGTCCAATGTTGAAATAGATTATGAAGGCAGCTGTCAAA CCGGGTGCGACAATGTTGTTTGTCGTAAAAACCGCACTTGCGTGGTAGACGTGTACAATGTACCAAGCTGTGTGTCATGTGAGGCGCTTTACAACTCTAAATCGAATTTCACGAGGTACGACCCCATATGCGGAGCAGACGGCATTCAGTATCAAAACGACGATCACTTAAGACTGGAATCTTGTAAACAAGGAAAAACGATCGGTGTGGCGTACAAAGGCCAATGTGTCG CAAATGCGACGTGCCAAAAAATTAGCTGCCCCAAGGATGACGTACAAAGGGACATCAGAGGAAATATTTACTCCGTCAGACGACACTGTGTATACGACAATAACAACAAACCACGGTGcatctcttgcacttgcaaagaaTCCTTCCCAGGATCAGTAAAACCCAGTTCAGAACTGTGCGGCACAGATAACATGACGTACTCAAGCTACTGCGCTTTGAAAGAGAAAATGTGCTCGGGAAATACGTTTCTTGACATTCAGTACCGAGGGCGTTGCAGag ACTCTGACAGAATCAATGACGATCCTGCCAAACAATCCCTCATAACTACCCCGAAGCCGTGCAAATATGAAGAGCTGGATAACTATTATATCACGCAACGAGAACTTGCTTCAGTTTTAAAGAGACACTTTGGGCTCGAGGTCAGGAAAAAGCCTCTAGGCGATAAAAAAATCCTTATGAAGAGTTTAATCCATTTCTTGCGACGGAAGTGGTCGAAGATCACCGTTAAAACAGGTGATCAATCATAG
- the LOC140936252 gene encoding follistatin-A-like isoform X3, giving the protein MKPAQVLTGLLLAFLNVYRSKGRSVNSSFVNPPSCATTKCRYGKVCKIRYGKPKCLCPSCHTPDLKRHQPVCGTDGNTYNNECEFRRMTCKNGGLSNVEIDYEGSCQTGCDNVVCRKNRTCVVDVYNVPSCVSCEALYNSKSNFTRYDPICGADGIQYQNDDHLRLESCKQGKTIGVAYKGQCVANATCQKISCPKDDVQRDIRGNIYSVRRHCVYDNNNKPRCISCTCKESFPGSVKPSSELCGTDNMTYSSYCALKEKMCSGNTFLDIQYRGRCRDSDRINDDPAKQSLITTPKPCKYEELDNYYITQRELASVLKRHFGLEVRKKPLGDKKILMKSLIHFLRRKWSKITVKTGDQS; this is encoded by the exons GTCGGTCAGTGAATTCATCTTTCGTAAATCCGCCCAGCTGTGCGACCACGAAATGCAGATATGGAAAAGTCTGTAAGATCAGATACGGCAAGCCAAAATGCCTCTGTCCAAGCTGCCATACTCCAGACTTAAAAAGACATCAGCCTGTGTGCGGCACAGATGGAAACACATACAATAACGAGTGTGAATTCAGAAGAATGACGTGCAAAAATGGAGGGTTGTCCAATGTTGAAATAGATTATGAAGGCAGCTGTCAAA CCGGGTGCGACAATGTTGTTTGTCGTAAAAACCGCACTTGCGTGGTAGACGTGTACAATGTACCAAGCTGTGTGTCATGTGAGGCGCTTTACAACTCTAAATCGAATTTCACGAGGTACGACCCCATATGCGGAGCAGACGGCATTCAGTATCAAAACGACGATCACTTAAGACTGGAATCTTGTAAACAAGGAAAAACGATCGGTGTGGCGTACAAAGGCCAATGTGTCG CAAATGCGACGTGCCAAAAAATTAGCTGCCCCAAGGATGACGTACAAAGGGACATCAGAGGAAATATTTACTCCGTCAGACGACACTGTGTATACGACAATAACAACAAACCACGGTGcatctcttgcacttgcaaagaaTCCTTCCCAGGATCAGTAAAACCCAGTTCAGAACTGTGCGGCACAGATAACATGACGTACTCAAGCTACTGCGCTTTGAAAGAGAAAATGTGCTCGGGAAATACGTTTCTTGACATTCAGTACCGAGGGCGTTGCAGag ACTCTGACAGAATCAATGACGATCCTGCCAAACAATCCCTCATAACTACCCCGAAGCCGTGCAAATATGAAGAGCTGGATAACTATTATATCACGCAACGAGAACTTGCTTCAGTTTTAAAGAGACACTTTGGGCTCGAGGTCAGGAAAAAGCCTCTAGGCGATAAAAAAATCCTTATGAAGAGTTTAATCCATTTCTTGCGACGGAAGTGGTCGAAGATCACCGTTAAAACAGGTGATCAATCATAG
- the LOC140936252 gene encoding follistatin-A-like isoform X2 produces MKPAQVLTGLLLAFLNVYRSKGFEYRLCFKGIENGTCKYESFVGEWEFKRNDDCCNSDGAAYYINVTEDDRIIFHVLKVGQRSCVPCKKAGRSVNSSFVNPPSCATTKCRYGKVCKIRYGKPKCLCPSCHTPDLKRHQPVCGTDGNTYNNECEFRRMTCKNGGLSNVEIDYEGSCQTGCDNVVCRKNRTCVVDVYNVPSCVSCEALYNSKSNFTRYDPICGADGIQYQNDDHLRLESCKQGKTIGVAYKGQCVANATCQKISCPKDDVQRDIRGNIYSVRRHCVYDNNNKPRCISCTCKESFPGSVKPSSELCGTDNMTYSSYCALKEKMCSGNTFLDIQYRGRCRDSDRINDDPAKQSLITTPKPCKYEELDNYYITQRELASVLKRHFGLEVRKKPLGDKKILMKSLIHFLRRKWSKITVKTGDQS; encoded by the exons GTTTCGAATACCGGTTGTGCTTCAAGGGCATTGAAAATGGCACGTGCAAATATGAATCCTTCGTAGGAGAATGGGAATTCAAGAGGAATGATGATTGTTGCAATAGTGACGGAGCCGCGTACTACATTAATGTGACTGAAGACGACAGGATAATTTTCCATGTTTTGAAAGTTGGACAGAGGTCTTGTGTTCCCTGTAAAAAGGCTG GTCGGTCAGTGAATTCATCTTTCGTAAATCCGCCCAGCTGTGCGACCACGAAATGCAGATATGGAAAAGTCTGTAAGATCAGATACGGCAAGCCAAAATGCCTCTGTCCAAGCTGCCATACTCCAGACTTAAAAAGACATCAGCCTGTGTGCGGCACAGATGGAAACACATACAATAACGAGTGTGAATTCAGAAGAATGACGTGCAAAAATGGAGGGTTGTCCAATGTTGAAATAGATTATGAAGGCAGCTGTCAAA CCGGGTGCGACAATGTTGTTTGTCGTAAAAACCGCACTTGCGTGGTAGACGTGTACAATGTACCAAGCTGTGTGTCATGTGAGGCGCTTTACAACTCTAAATCGAATTTCACGAGGTACGACCCCATATGCGGAGCAGACGGCATTCAGTATCAAAACGACGATCACTTAAGACTGGAATCTTGTAAACAAGGAAAAACGATCGGTGTGGCGTACAAAGGCCAATGTGTCG CAAATGCGACGTGCCAAAAAATTAGCTGCCCCAAGGATGACGTACAAAGGGACATCAGAGGAAATATTTACTCCGTCAGACGACACTGTGTATACGACAATAACAACAAACCACGGTGcatctcttgcacttgcaaagaaTCCTTCCCAGGATCAGTAAAACCCAGTTCAGAACTGTGCGGCACAGATAACATGACGTACTCAAGCTACTGCGCTTTGAAAGAGAAAATGTGCTCGGGAAATACGTTTCTTGACATTCAGTACCGAGGGCGTTGCAGag ACTCTGACAGAATCAATGACGATCCTGCCAAACAATCCCTCATAACTACCCCGAAGCCGTGCAAATATGAAGAGCTGGATAACTATTATATCACGCAACGAGAACTTGCTTCAGTTTTAAAGAGACACTTTGGGCTCGAGGTCAGGAAAAAGCCTCTAGGCGATAAAAAAATCCTTATGAAGAGTTTAATCCATTTCTTGCGACGGAAGTGGTCGAAGATCACCGTTAAAACAGGTGATCAATCATAG
- the LOC140937544 gene encoding bifunctional peptidase and arginyl-hydroxylase JMJD5-like, which yields MRLLIGLFSVCFLSPLESQHPPGHLQPLGSHQPPSGSIESSEVVPGPQEFFEENVRPGKPLLLRGAAKSMPAYSKWTDGYLSERFGEVGIDVEEGKKENRSLATFHFKLQDFISRYKNEDIYMVESLPLKMREEYALLKSLRCGGYTEVLQDAVVWFSSGGTKSVLHFDSVDNINCLFDGTKELLMINKSYLEQAHIDKVEGAFSTVDVDSVDMYKFPGLQTIPYYKVLMEPGDCLFIPSRWIHQVRSYGSRNLAVNIWWAHFTNFNHTDCEVSPHKDKELVPLSLFDFHPSEAIRQAALEVTGGKTVTLQEWTKLMEADYPGVVIKELLEQNFNEIDANKDGYVSPEEIQEIKYEDLQRLLNGPADEEEEEEEAIDPSELPEGEEEISQTEDLADEDEKTDATHTEL from the exons ATGCGGCTGCTAATAGGTTTATTTTCCGTTTGCTTTTTATCTCCTCTTGAATCTCAACACCCACCAGGGCATTTACAACCTTTAGGGTCTCATCAGCCGCCATCAGGATCAATAGAAAGTTCAGAGGTTGTTCCAGGGCCTCAAGAATTCTTTGAGGAAAATGTTCGTCCTGGAAAACCCTTACTTTTAAGAGGAGCGGCAAAGAGCATGCCTGCTTATTCAAAATGGACTGATGGTTATTTGAG TGAGAGATTTGGTGAAGTGGGCATTGAtgttgaagaaggaaaaaaagaaaacagatccTTAGCCACATTTCATTTCAAGCTTCAAGATTTTATCTCCCGCTATAAGAATGAAGACATCTACATGGTAGAGTCTCTTCCACTCAAAATGAGAG aGGAGTACGCCTTATTGAAGAGCTTAAGATGTGGTGGGTATACTGAAGTCCTGCAGGATGCGGTTGTCTGGTTTAGCAGTGGAGGCACCAAGTCTGTTCTTCACTTTGATTCAGTAGATAACATAAACTGTCTGTTTGATGGAACAAAGGAGTTACTTATGATCAACAAG TCTTATCTTGAACAAGCGCACATTGACAAGGTAGAAGGAGCATTCTCAACTGTTGATGTGGACAGTGTAGACATGTATAAATTCCCAGGCCTTCAGACTATCCCCTACTACAAGGTTCTTATGGAACCAGGCGACTGTTTGTTTATACCCTCCAG GTGGATACACCAGGTCCGTTCCTACGGTTCGCGTAACCTTGCTGTCAATATATGGTGGGCACATTTCACGAACTTCAACCATACAGATTGTGAAGTGAGTCCTCACAAAGACAAAGAATTAGTTCCCCTTAGTTTGTTTGACTTCCATCCCAGTGAAGCAATTAG GCAAGCTGCTTTGGAAGTTACTGGTGGAAAAACAGTAACCTTGCAGGAATGGACTAAACTAATGGAG GCTGATTATCCTGGTGTAGTGATCAAAGAGTTATTAGAACAG AATTTCAATGAAATTGATGCAAACAAAGATGGCTATGTATCTCCTGAGGAGATccaagaaataaaatatgaaGATCTTCAGCGACTTCTGAATGGTCCAGCGgacgaagaagaggaagaagaggaggCAATCGATCCATCAGAGCTCCctgaaggagaagaagaaatatCACAGACTGAAGATTTAGCAGATGAGGATGAAAAAACGGATGCTACTCACACTGAACTCTGA